A region of uncultured Carboxylicivirga sp. DNA encodes the following proteins:
- a CDS encoding proline dehydrogenase family protein translates to MINKLIAQTIPFFPKKFVWIFSKKYIAGETIEEAISASKQLNDKNIAVTIDLLGEFIKNIEEAKENKDNYLNIIEQFEANKVRGNYSLKPTSFGLLIDKEVCFNYIREIVAKAAEYNNFIRIDMEDSACVDLEIELYRRLKADFPKNVGLVVQAYLRRTYSDLEKLMDIHNEETPLNYRLCKGIYVEPKEIAFKDPKKVNEAYLKNLEYLLTNKVFVGIATHDRKLVEGAYQIIEKHNIPKNQFEFQMLYGVTPELRKEILDNGYSMRVYVPYGKDWFGYSTRRLKENPKMASHIIKSLFVRG, encoded by the coding sequence ATGATCAATAAATTAATTGCACAGACGATACCATTCTTCCCCAAAAAATTCGTGTGGATTTTTTCAAAAAAATACATTGCCGGGGAAACAATCGAAGAAGCAATATCAGCCTCCAAACAGCTTAATGACAAAAACATAGCTGTTACAATTGACCTTTTAGGCGAATTTATTAAAAACATTGAAGAAGCAAAAGAAAATAAAGATAATTACCTGAATATTATTGAGCAATTTGAGGCTAACAAGGTGCGGGGAAATTATTCGCTAAAACCTACCAGCTTTGGCCTTTTAATTGATAAAGAAGTATGTTTTAACTATATCAGGGAGATTGTAGCAAAGGCTGCTGAATATAATAACTTCATACGAATTGATATGGAGGATTCGGCATGTGTAGATTTAGAAATTGAATTATACAGAAGATTAAAGGCCGACTTCCCTAAAAACGTTGGTTTGGTGGTTCAGGCCTATCTTAGACGTACATACTCAGATCTGGAGAAGTTAATGGATATTCACAACGAAGAAACGCCATTAAACTATCGTTTGTGCAAAGGAATCTATGTTGAACCGAAAGAAATTGCTTTTAAGGATCCTAAAAAGGTAAATGAAGCATACCTGAAGAATTTGGAATATTTACTTACTAATAAAGTATTTGTTGGTATTGCCACACATGACAGAAAACTTGTTGAAGGCGCTTATCAGATTATTGAAAAGCATAACATTCCTAAAAATCAGTTTGAATTCCAAATGTTATATGGCGTTACACCTGAATTGAGAAAAGAAATTCTTGATAATGGATACAGTATGCGAGTTTATGTTCCATATGGTAAAGATTGGTTTGGTTATAGTACACGAAGACTAAAAGAGAATCCGAAAATGGCAAGCCATATTATTAAATCTTTGTTTGTTCGAGGTTAG
- a CDS encoding superoxide dismutase: MTFELPTLPYALDALEPVISKTTLEYHYGKHHQAYVNNLNNLIKGTEFENADLETIVKKSEGGIFNNGAQVWNHTFYFTSFSPNGGGSPKGKLAEAIDATFGSFDKFKEEFSQAAATLFGSGWAWLVKKADGTLAITKESNAGNPMTSGHTPILTCDVWEHAYYLDKQNARPKYIEDFWKIIDWDVVSERF; encoded by the coding sequence ATGACTTTTGAATTACCTACTTTACCGTATGCACTTGATGCATTGGAGCCTGTAATATCTAAAACTACATTGGAATATCACTACGGCAAACATCATCAAGCCTATGTAAATAATCTGAACAACCTTATTAAAGGAACCGAATTTGAAAATGCTGATTTAGAAACGATTGTTAAGAAATCAGAAGGTGGCATTTTTAACAATGGTGCTCAGGTTTGGAATCACACATTTTATTTCACTTCTTTCTCTCCTAATGGAGGTGGCTCACCAAAAGGTAAATTAGCTGAAGCAATTGATGCAACATTTGGATCATTTGATAAATTTAAAGAAGAATTTTCTCAGGCTGCAGCTACTTTATTCGGATCAGGATGGGCATGGTTGGTAAAAAAGGCTGATGGAACACTGGCAATTACCAAAGAAAGTAATGCTGGTAATCCTATGACCAGTGGACATACACCAATTTTAACCTGCGATGTTTGGGAACATGCTTACTATTTAGACAAACAAAATGCTCGTCCGAAATACATTGAAGATTTCTGGAAGATCATTGATTGGGATGTTGTTTCGGAAAGATTCTAA
- a CDS encoding PKD domain-containing protein, protein MDGKKRALLILFYLLFLFVTGKGQDCNIISKANDIIPDKLCAPVTVDWTVTYRGVNNAGTSVEFIFRWDDGNPAEIIPAINTSGNEWTLTYSHVYPIAGDKCNYEPNVSLVVNGVECTSSIQTQNVTVWDTDEYNGGEMAIDPLVFPICVGNDGTVTFVDNSQWNCTPPDENDFINERKRWIQWIYGTGGTNINTALVNGVLETYPMTGTVDVTTEPIYGPVPPLNTALPIYIPNNYNVGDYFEITLRNWNQCNPYDDPNIPGTPADPINGDHPPVITTAIALIVDIPDGTVNPAGPFCENEDPVTLTAVTSGGVWSGPGIIDTNAGIFDPSAAGAGTHTIDYYVEDGNSCSATGQVVVEVIAAPSASITTGSPVYLCPGTQLDLDGNPSGGALPYTHLWKGDTAPLNNVNSQTPQFITSVEGNYELIYRVTDDNSCYDEDTILVMVDSVDIIFANDYIELCKGSSKAIEPNPVGGSGVYIQHTWTGDRTDLLSATDVENPVFNATEAGTFKFQYYVLDSHGCEDSDSITVVVYETPIANAGPDSKSCGLRYYFEAVPTTGSGTWSLVTGPGNASVSDLGDPNSLVIVDTYGDYIFQWTEDNNGCTDVDEVQVSFVQIPNPQVMNDADTCGLDMLLVATPDIGAGLWKQVTGPGSSTFDNNLDANTNVSVDLAGKYKFAWVEINDICESGDTVTIDFYPVVTAEVGPFDDAGCSPYSNQFVNQSQNADFYLWDFGDGFGSNQVNPSHTFSNPLQVPADYTLKLLAYSNYGCRDSVEYTITVNPNTISKFSNDPAPGCSPLLVDFTNESVGATEYEWTFGDGSSASADEDVSHTFINSETFVKSYEVKLAVNNTYGCPDTSSTYITVYPLVGYDFTAEPIEGCHPLKVDFSGDPGAYSYNWDFGDGTIVSGINAISHIFENTTAGSKSFDVNLYTSSVFGCLDTAQVVITVNPSPVSMFSCTPTEGCAPLLVDFTNESQGAGTSHWFFGDGQSTDIAAAGSVSHTYLNEELDLKTFTAKLLVENSFGCKDSSTSVVKAFPAVQAGISDGGIGCSPFVETILNESAGAVSFSWDFGDGNTINSYNGINEFINTGTEPSVFNVAMTATSSYGCKDTAYTTVTVNPSPVSSFQTTPSSGCAPLNVELTNSSIGAEYSKWYFGDGTLQEVAGSSNIVHVYDNDEYAMANYTTRLVVGNSYACKDSSETIVQVFPKVMASISDGEQGCSPYEESFINNSEGANKFYWNFGDGNSSTSYTGKNIFLNSTLNDQVFDVSMIAESSFGCKDTAYTNVTVYKTPDASFNASPKSQQMPNSTVTIENTTAHSGWNYTWWWGNGDSYEGQNPVSYTYAESGDFDIKLVVKGEHCSDSTYEAVEILPMLPTIDYGPDTLGCPPLTVKFYNNSIDAHTFLWDFGDGNISTEKEPTHTYYTTGDYKVTLTAEGSGGVIEADDVTVTVFEVPVADFEVRPIKVKLPQTVSFINKSEGAVAYLWDFGDGNTSTEHSIQYLYQEPGTYDVTLLVENDKGCTNERIIRSAVVAEAAGEIDFPNAFTPNPNGPNGGQYTAGDPDNFVFYPFVQDGVVEYNLKIFTRWGELIYESEDVKIGWDGYYRGKLCAAGVYIWKVVCKYSNGTIETRTGDVTLFR, encoded by the coding sequence ATGGACGGTAAAAAAAGAGCTCTTTTAATATTATTCTACCTGCTTTTTCTATTTGTTACTGGAAAGGGGCAGGATTGTAATATTATATCAAAAGCAAACGATATAATACCGGATAAACTATGTGCACCGGTAACTGTTGACTGGACTGTAACCTATAGAGGAGTTAATAATGCAGGAACCAGTGTTGAATTCATTTTTCGGTGGGATGATGGTAATCCGGCTGAAATTATTCCTGCTATCAATACAAGTGGTAATGAGTGGACACTAACATATTCTCATGTATATCCTATAGCGGGTGATAAATGTAATTACGAGCCCAATGTTTCGTTAGTTGTTAATGGTGTTGAGTGTACAAGTAGTATACAAACACAGAATGTAACTGTTTGGGATACGGATGAATATAATGGCGGAGAAATGGCCATTGATCCTTTGGTTTTTCCTATTTGTGTTGGTAATGATGGTACGGTTACTTTTGTAGATAACAGTCAGTGGAATTGTACTCCACCAGATGAAAATGACTTTATTAACGAACGTAAAAGATGGATTCAATGGATATACGGAACAGGAGGGACTAATATTAACACTGCCTTGGTAAATGGGGTTTTAGAAACTTATCCAATGACTGGCACCGTTGATGTTACCACCGAACCTATTTATGGTCCGGTACCGCCTTTAAACACTGCATTACCTATTTATATTCCAAATAATTATAATGTTGGAGACTATTTCGAAATAACACTTCGGAACTGGAATCAATGTAATCCGTATGATGATCCGAATATTCCGGGAACTCCCGCCGATCCGATAAATGGAGATCATCCTCCTGTAATAACAACTGCAATTGCCTTAATAGTTGATATTCCGGATGGAACAGTGAATCCGGCCGGTCCCTTCTGTGAGAATGAAGACCCTGTTACCCTTACTGCTGTTACATCAGGTGGTGTTTGGTCTGGACCTGGGATTATTGATACTAATGCAGGAATATTTGACCCTTCTGCAGCAGGAGCTGGTACACATACAATCGACTATTATGTAGAAGATGGAAATAGTTGTAGTGCAACAGGTCAGGTTGTTGTTGAAGTAATTGCTGCACCATCAGCAAGTATTACAACGGGATCTCCCGTTTACTTATGTCCGGGAACACAGCTTGATCTTGATGGAAATCCATCGGGTGGAGCATTGCCATATACTCATCTCTGGAAAGGAGATACGGCACCATTAAATAATGTAAATTCACAAACTCCTCAGTTTATTACGTCTGTTGAAGGTAATTATGAATTGATTTATCGGGTAACAGATGATAATTCTTGCTATGATGAAGATACTATATTAGTAATGGTAGATTCTGTAGACATCATCTTTGCCAATGATTATATTGAATTGTGTAAAGGCTCGTCTAAAGCTATTGAACCTAATCCTGTTGGTGGATCTGGAGTTTATATACAACATACATGGACTGGAGACCGAACTGATCTGCTTTCGGCAACAGATGTTGAAAATCCTGTTTTTAATGCAACCGAAGCCGGAACGTTTAAGTTTCAATACTATGTTTTAGATAGTCATGGATGTGAGGATTCTGATAGTATAACGGTTGTTGTTTATGAAACACCGATTGCAAATGCAGGACCTGATTCTAAGTCTTGTGGGTTGAGATATTACTTTGAGGCAGTTCCAACAACAGGTTCCGGCACATGGTCTCTTGTAACCGGACCAGGTAATGCTTCAGTTTCTGATTTGGGAGATCCTAATTCATTGGTTATAGTTGATACCTATGGTGATTATATATTTCAATGGACAGAAGATAACAATGGTTGTACAGATGTTGATGAGGTGCAGGTGTCGTTTGTGCAAATTCCAAATCCTCAGGTAATGAATGATGCAGATACCTGTGGATTGGATATGTTATTAGTGGCAACTCCGGATATTGGTGCTGGTTTATGGAAACAGGTTACTGGGCCTGGATCTTCAACTTTTGATAATAATCTGGATGCAAACACAAACGTGTCAGTTGATCTTGCGGGTAAATATAAGTTTGCCTGGGTAGAAATAAACGATATCTGCGAAAGTGGCGATACTGTAACAATTGATTTTTATCCGGTGGTTACAGCTGAAGTAGGTCCTTTTGATGATGCAGGATGTAGCCCTTATTCTAATCAATTTGTGAATCAATCTCAAAATGCGGATTTTTATCTTTGGGATTTTGGAGATGGTTTTGGTTCTAATCAGGTTAATCCATCACATACTTTTTCAAATCCATTACAGGTGCCGGCCGATTATACGTTAAAGCTTTTAGCATATAGTAATTATGGCTGTCGAGATTCGGTTGAATATACCATTACCGTTAATCCAAATACAATTTCAAAATTCAGTAATGATCCGGCACCGGGATGTAGTCCGTTATTGGTTGATTTTACAAATGAATCGGTAGGTGCTACTGAATATGAATGGACGTTTGGTGATGGTTCTTCAGCTTCGGCAGACGAAGATGTATCGCATACTTTTATTAACTCCGAAACGTTTGTAAAATCTTATGAGGTTAAACTGGCAGTGAATAATACCTATGGTTGTCCGGATACATCTAGTACCTATATTACCGTTTATCCATTGGTTGGATATGACTTCACTGCTGAACCTATTGAAGGGTGTCATCCGTTGAAAGTAGATTTTTCAGGTGATCCTGGTGCTTATTCTTATAACTGGGATTTCGGCGATGGAACGATAGTGTCTGGTATAAATGCTATATCTCATATTTTTGAAAATACAACAGCAGGTAGTAAAAGCTTTGATGTGAATTTATACACTTCATCAGTGTTTGGTTGTCTTGATACGGCTCAGGTAGTTATTACTGTTAATCCAAGTCCTGTTAGTATGTTTTCTTGTACTCCAACTGAAGGATGTGCACCATTATTGGTTGATTTTACAAATGAATCACAGGGTGCTGGTACAAGTCATTGGTTCTTTGGAGATGGGCAGTCAACTGACATAGCTGCTGCTGGATCGGTTTCTCATACCTATTTAAATGAAGAGTTGGATTTGAAAACATTTACAGCAAAACTATTGGTTGAAAATAGTTTTGGTTGTAAAGATTCGTCAACTTCAGTAGTAAAAGCATTTCCGGCTGTTCAGGCAGGTATCTCTGATGGAGGTATTGGATGTTCTCCATTTGTGGAAACAATTCTAAATGAATCAGCTGGTGCAGTTAGTTTTTCATGGGATTTTGGTGATGGCAATACAATTAATAGCTATAACGGAATAAATGAATTTATAAATACGGGTACTGAGCCTTCTGTGTTTAACGTAGCAATGACTGCTACTTCTTCGTATGGATGTAAAGATACTGCATACACAACTGTAACAGTAAATCCTAGTCCCGTTAGTAGTTTTCAAACCACACCTTCTTCAGGATGTGCCCCATTGAATGTGGAGCTTACTAATTCATCCATTGGTGCTGAATATAGCAAGTGGTATTTTGGTGATGGAACGTTACAGGAGGTTGCAGGAAGTTCTAATATAGTCCATGTTTATGATAACGATGAATATGCCATGGCAAATTATACTACCCGTTTGGTGGTGGGTAATAGCTATGCATGTAAAGATTCTTCAGAAACGATTGTTCAGGTATTTCCTAAAGTTATGGCATCGATTAGTGATGGTGAGCAAGGCTGTTCTCCTTATGAAGAAAGTTTCATTAATAATTCTGAAGGAGCTAATAAGTTCTATTGGAATTTTGGAGATGGAAATTCATCGACTTCTTATACAGGTAAGAATATCTTTTTGAATTCTACCTTAAATGATCAGGTTTTTGATGTGTCGATGATAGCAGAATCTTCGTTTGGGTGCAAAGATACTGCCTATACCAATGTGACGGTTTACAAAACTCCTGATGCTTCTTTTAATGCCAGTCCAAAGAGTCAGCAAATGCCGAATTCAACGGTTACTATTGAAAATACAACGGCTCATTCAGGATGGAATTATACATGGTGGTGGGGCAATGGAGATAGTTATGAAGGACAAAATCCTGTTTCTTATACTTATGCCGAATCAGGTGATTTTGATATTAAATTAGTTGTGAAGGGTGAGCATTGTTCCGATTCAACTTATGAAGCTGTTGAAATTCTGCCAATGTTACCAACCATCGATTACGGCCCTGATACATTGGGCTGTCCACCTTTAACTGTTAAATTTTATAATAATAGTATAGATGCTCATACTTTTCTTTGGGATTTTGGAGATGGAAATATTTCAACAGAGAAAGAGCCAACTCATACCTATTATACTACCGGTGATTATAAGGTGACTTTAACTGCTGAAGGGTCAGGAGGAGTAATTGAAGCGGATGATGTAACGGTTACTGTTTTTGAAGTTCCGGTAGCTGATTTTGAGGTAAGACCAATAAAAGTTAAACTGCCACAAACTGTTTCTTTTATCAATAAGTCAGAAGGTGCAGTTGCATATTTATGGGATTTTGGAGATGGTAATACTTCAACAGAACATTCCATTCAATATTTGTATCAGGAACCCGGCACATACGATGTTACACTGCTGGTTGAGAATGATAAAGGTTGTACAAACGAACGTATTATAAGGAGCGCAGTTGTGGCTGAAGCTGCCGGAGAGATTGATTTTCCGAATGCGTTTACACCAAATCCCAATGGTCCCAATGGTGGGCAATATACGGCAGGTGATCCTGATAATTTTGTATTTTACCCATTTGTTCAGGATGGTGTTGTTGAATATAATTTGAAGATATTTACCCGTTGGGGTGAATTGATTTACGAAAGTGAAGATGTTAAGATTGGTTGGGATGGTTATTACAGGGGTAAGTTATGTGCTGCTGGCGTATATATCTGGAAAGTTGTTTGTAAATATTCTAATGGAACCATTGAAACCCGCACGGGTGATGTAACCTTGTTTAGATAA
- a CDS encoding DUF4249 domain-containing protein, which translates to MKARNIIYPVIGSVLLLFISIACTEDMTIKLNNTEPRLVVDGQISTDTTSHFVRLTSSATYYSNTEPVGISDAIVTIQDDVQTILLEESTEFPGYYLTPSDYYGLPGRSYHLTIENVDVDNDGVYEVYEAESKINPVAPIDSVRLEYESTWDLWKVLLYAQEPSETKDFYSFSIALNDSLLTDRYSELGFVDDKFFDGNYAGGVWVQTIDEEDMELTLMEGDWVKLYMQGITVEFYYYLEALEEEVNFKAPLFSGPPANVKGNISNGALGFFNTYSYTVDSVRFMR; encoded by the coding sequence ATGAAAGCTAGAAACATTATATATCCTGTTATCGGAAGTGTGCTTCTTCTATTTATAAGTATTGCCTGTACTGAAGATATGACTATCAAACTTAATAACACTGAGCCAAGACTCGTCGTAGATGGCCAAATTTCAACTGACACAACATCTCATTTTGTTCGGTTAACTTCTTCAGCTACTTATTACAGTAATACCGAGCCTGTAGGAATCTCAGACGCGATAGTTACAATTCAGGATGATGTTCAGACAATTTTGTTGGAAGAGAGTACCGAATTCCCAGGTTACTATCTAACTCCATCTGATTATTATGGATTACCCGGAAGATCTTATCACCTTACCATAGAAAATGTAGATGTTGATAATGATGGAGTATATGAAGTGTATGAGGCAGAATCTAAAATAAATCCCGTTGCACCAATCGATTCCGTGCGATTGGAATATGAAAGCACATGGGATCTGTGGAAAGTGTTATTGTATGCGCAGGAACCATCAGAAACAAAGGATTTTTACAGTTTTTCAATAGCCTTAAATGATAGTTTACTAACTGACAGATATTCAGAACTAGGTTTTGTTGATGATAAGTTTTTTGATGGAAATTATGCTGGTGGTGTTTGGGTTCAGACAATCGACGAAGAAGATATGGAGCTGACATTGATGGAAGGTGATTGGGTAAAACTATATATGCAGGGAATAACAGTGGAGTTTTATTATTACCTGGAAGCTCTGGAAGAAGAAGTGAATTTTAAAGCACCATTGTTTAGCGGACCTCCGGCAAATGTAAAAGGAAATATCAGTAACGGTGCTCTTGGTTTTTTTAATACTTATAGTTATACAGTAGACTCTGTTAGGTTTATGAGGTAA
- the folE gene encoding GTP cyclohydrolase I FolE, with the protein MEFTLNGNKGYSKVETYDDETTDKLSSNYKDILELLGEDSKREGLEKTPLRVAKAMQFLTQGYNMDPEEIIRSAMFREDYQQMVVVKDIEIYSMCEHHMLPFFGKAHVAYIPRHHITGLSKLARVAEAFARRLQVQERLTTQIKDCIQNTLNPLGVAVVIEAQHMCMQMRGVQKQHSITTTSDFTGAFQKNQATREEFFNIINSK; encoded by the coding sequence ATGGAATTTACTTTAAATGGGAACAAAGGTTATTCAAAAGTGGAAACCTACGATGATGAAACAACTGACAAATTATCTTCCAATTACAAAGATATTTTAGAGTTACTGGGTGAAGATTCAAAACGCGAAGGACTGGAAAAAACACCTTTACGTGTTGCCAAAGCCATGCAGTTTCTAACTCAGGGCTATAACATGGATCCAGAAGAAATTATTCGCTCAGCCATGTTTCGCGAGGATTATCAACAGATGGTTGTTGTGAAAGACATTGAAATTTATTCGATGTGCGAACATCATATGTTGCCTTTCTTTGGCAAAGCTCATGTTGCATATATACCTCGCCATCACATCACCGGATTAAGTAAATTGGCCCGTGTTGCAGAAGCTTTTGCCCGTCGCTTGCAGGTTCAGGAAAGACTCACAACCCAAATTAAGGATTGCATCCAGAACACACTAAACCCGCTAGGTGTAGCGGTTGTAATTGAAGCACAACATATGTGCATGCAAATGCGCGGAGTTCAAAAGCAACACTCCATCACCACAACCTCTGATTTCACAGGTGCTTTTCAGAAAAACCAGGCTACGAGGGAAGAATTTTTTAATATTATTAATAGCAAATAA
- a CDS encoding MATE family efflux transporter, translating to MNREILRLAIPNILTNLTVPLLGMVDMHLMGYQDSASFMGAVALGGVIFNFVYWGFAFLRMSLSGMAAQAYGKESESEMSMLLFRGLFLALSAGFILLILQKGVISLSFLVLEGSEEVKALASDYFYVRIWAAPAAIALMVINGWFLGMQNAMYPMIISVTINVVNIITSFILVKGFDMKVEGVALGSVVSQYVGIILSGILFLKKYKYILSYFNIRNILQRSGLLSFLNVSGDIFLRTLCVIIVFTFFTSKSAGTGDLVLAANSALLQFLFLFSYFLDGFAYAAEALVGKFTGSRNQIQVKRVIRLLFVWGGSFAILFVLLFAFGGKSILLLFTNQNEVIEVAVQYLPWLIILPLTGFSSFIWDGIYIGATASRLMRNTMLMATLVFFAIFLLLKSNLGNHALWLAMNSFMLGRGLFQTLLFRKLPILK from the coding sequence ATGAATCGTGAAATATTACGCCTGGCTATTCCTAACATTCTAACCAATCTCACAGTGCCATTACTGGGGATGGTTGATATGCATTTAATGGGATATCAGGATAGTGCTTCTTTTATGGGTGCAGTAGCACTGGGAGGAGTGATCTTTAATTTTGTGTATTGGGGATTTGCTTTTTTGCGGATGAGTTTAAGTGGAATGGCTGCTCAGGCTTATGGAAAGGAGAGTGAATCAGAAATGTCAATGCTACTTTTCAGAGGATTATTCCTGGCATTATCAGCCGGATTTATTTTGCTCATTCTTCAAAAAGGGGTCATTAGCTTAAGCTTTTTGGTGTTGGAAGGAAGTGAAGAAGTGAAAGCGCTGGCAAGTGATTATTTCTATGTTCGTATTTGGGCGGCTCCTGCAGCTATTGCATTAATGGTTATTAATGGGTGGTTTTTGGGAATGCAAAATGCCATGTATCCAATGATTATTTCAGTCACTATTAATGTAGTAAACATTATTACCTCTTTTATTTTGGTAAAAGGGTTCGATATGAAGGTGGAAGGAGTAGCATTGGGATCAGTTGTTTCGCAATACGTTGGAATTATTCTTTCAGGTATATTGTTTCTGAAGAAATATAAATACATACTCTCCTATTTTAATATCAGGAATATTCTGCAACGATCGGGTTTGCTATCTTTTCTGAATGTTAGTGGAGATATTTTTCTTCGGACATTGTGTGTGATCATTGTATTTACTTTTTTTACATCTAAATCAGCCGGTACTGGTGATTTGGTTCTTGCCGCCAATAGTGCTTTATTGCAATTTTTATTCTTGTTTTCTTACTTTCTGGATGGCTTTGCTTATGCAGCCGAAGCACTTGTTGGAAAGTTTACAGGTAGTCGTAATCAGATACAGGTAAAAAGGGTAATCAGGTTGCTTTTTGTGTGGGGAGGAAGTTTTGCCATTCTGTTCGTATTATTATTTGCCTTTGGAGGTAAATCAATATTGTTGTTGTTTACCAATCAGAATGAAGTGATAGAAGTAGCTGTGCAATATTTGCCATGGCTGATTATTTTGCCTTTGACCGGTTTTTCATCATTTATATGGGATGGAATTTATATTGGTGCTACAGCCTCAAGACTAATGAGGAACACTATGCTGATGGCAACTTTGGTGTTTTTTGCGATATTTTTGTTATTAAAATCTAACCTTGGGAATCATGCATTGTGGTTAGCCATGAATAGTTTTATGCTTGGGAGAGGACTGTTTCAAACTTTGTTATTTAGGAAATTACCCATTCTTAAGTAA
- a CDS encoding nitroreductase family protein: MLKDLIKKNRSYRRFHQEKSIARETLIELIDLARLSPSARNAQPLKYYISNDATTNDKIFPHLAWAGYLKEWNGPAKGEQPSAYIVLLNDTTISANYFCDDGIASQSILLGAVEKELGGCIIGSVNRLQLQRELGINDQYKIVHVIALGYPKEEIDLEEMKDNNHVYWRDVNDKHHVPKRSIDEIIIE; the protein is encoded by the coding sequence ATGCTAAAAGACTTAATTAAGAAAAACCGCAGTTACCGGCGCTTTCATCAGGAAAAATCAATTGCCAGAGAAACTCTGATTGAATTGATTGATTTAGCCCGTTTATCTCCGTCTGCAAGAAATGCTCAGCCTTTAAAATACTATATTTCCAATGATGCCACCACTAATGATAAAATTTTCCCTCATCTGGCATGGGCGGGTTATTTAAAAGAATGGAACGGACCAGCTAAAGGTGAGCAACCATCTGCATATATCGTTCTTTTAAATGACACAACAATATCGGCTAATTACTTCTGTGATGATGGTATTGCCTCGCAAAGCATTTTACTTGGAGCTGTAGAGAAAGAATTAGGAGGTTGTATAATTGGTTCGGTGAACAGATTGCAGTTACAACGTGAATTGGGCATCAACGATCAGTACAAAATTGTTCATGTTATAGCACTGGGGTACCCCAAAGAAGAAATTGATCTTGAGGAAATGAAAGATAACAATCATGTTTATTGGCGGGATGTAAATGATAAACATCATGTTCCCAAAAGAAGTATTGATGAAATTATCATAGAATAA
- a CDS encoding superoxide dismutase, with amino-acid sequence MAFELPKLDYAYDALEPNIDARTMEIHHTKHHAAYTTNLNAAIEGTDLAGKSIEDILANISDLSAAVRNNGGGFFNHNLFWKVMSPNGGGQPSGDLAAAIDKAFGSFDQFKDAFSKAAATRFGSGWAWLVKQSSGELVVSSTPNQDNPLMDIAEVKGTPILGLDVWEHAYYLNYQNRRPDYIGAFWNVINWDEVATRFKV; translated from the coding sequence ATGGCATTTGAATTACCAAAATTAGATTATGCATACGACGCTTTAGAACCAAATATCGATGCTAGAACTATGGAGATTCACCATACAAAACATCATGCTGCTTACACAACAAACCTTAATGCAGCAATTGAAGGCACCGATTTAGCAGGTAAAAGCATTGAAGATATTTTAGCAAACATTTCTGACCTATCGGCAGCAGTGCGAAACAATGGTGGCGGATTTTTCAACCACAACCTGTTCTGGAAAGTTATGTCACCTAATGGCGGCGGCCAGCCATCAGGTGATTTGGCAGCTGCAATTGACAAAGCCTTTGGATCATTCGATCAGTTTAAAGATGCTTTTTCAAAAGCTGCAGCAACTCGTTTCGGTTCAGGTTGGGCATGGTTGGTTAAACAATCCAGCGGTGAGCTGGTTGTATCATCAACTCCAAACCAGGATAACCCTTTAATGGATATTGCTGAAGTGAAAGGAACACCTATTTTAGGTTTGGATGTTTGGGAACATGCGTATTACTTAAATTATCAAAATAGACGTCCTGATTATATCGGAGCATTCTGGAATGTGATCAATTGGGACGAAGTAGCAACACGTTTTAAAGTTTAG